Proteins co-encoded in one uncultured Bacteroides sp. genomic window:
- a CDS encoding HAMP domain-containing sensor histidine kinase yields MKIGHKIAMFYTTVTVCIITLVIIVFYFFMSHYIDKVFDSLLVEKVNLTAQKHWEKDEVDSRTYKIIEEKYDELLPNAEELLFNTDSLSLVKGTLNEYLTPKQVNSLLTGSLIHFKYDDQVGVALYYPDNQGNFIAIVLSQNTYGERIHQHLWILMILLLLLSSVLIYITGRVYSSRILAPLHQILDELKRIRGNNLKMRLKTSSNKDELDQLTSTLNEMLDRLDSAFQSEKSFISNASHELNNPITAIQGECEITLLKKRSVAEYQKALERIFTESKRISQLTRNLLFLSHQDEELLKNSVETVYLNDLIQQLIDNNERINYSVEKPEEQFKINANPYLLRVAILNIINNACKYSKDAVDVRLFKSEENIIVEIKDYGIGIPKDEISKIFQSFYRATNTRAYSGNGIGLSLSFKIFSIYGGKIDIVSELNKYTKFSVIFSCNQLSHESF; encoded by the coding sequence ATGAAAATAGGGCATAAGATAGCTATGTTTTACACTACGGTTACAGTCTGTATTATAACCTTAGTCATTATTGTTTTTTATTTCTTTATGTCCCATTATATAGATAAAGTATTCGATTCATTGTTGGTTGAGAAGGTAAATCTTACAGCGCAGAAACATTGGGAAAAAGATGAAGTGGATTCTCGTACGTATAAAATAATAGAAGAAAAGTATGATGAACTATTGCCTAATGCAGAAGAGCTATTATTTAATACTGACAGTCTTTCACTTGTAAAGGGTACATTAAATGAATACCTTACTCCTAAGCAGGTGAATAGTTTGCTGACAGGTTCATTAATTCATTTTAAATACGATGATCAGGTCGGAGTTGCTTTATATTATCCCGATAATCAGGGTAATTTTATTGCAATTGTTTTATCTCAGAATACTTATGGAGAAAGAATTCATCAGCACTTATGGATACTGATGATTCTGCTTTTGCTTCTTAGTTCTGTATTGATATACATAACCGGACGTGTATATTCCAGCAGAATACTTGCACCGTTGCACCAGATACTTGACGAACTGAAAAGAATTCGTGGTAATAATCTGAAAATGCGCTTAAAAACATCCTCCAATAAAGATGAGCTGGATCAGCTTACCAGCACGCTGAATGAAATGCTTGACAGGCTTGATTCTGCTTTCCAGTCTGAGAAGTCATTTATATCCAATGCTTCTCATGAATTGAACAACCCCATAACTGCCATTCAGGGAGAATGTGAAATTACCTTGCTAAAGAAACGCTCTGTAGCTGAATATCAAAAGGCACTTGAACGTATTTTTACTGAAAGTAAACGAATATCTCAGCTAACAAGGAATTTATTGTTTCTTTCACATCAGGACGAGGAACTTCTTAAAAATTCAGTGGAAACAGTTTATCTGAATGATCTGATACAGCAATTGATTGATAATAATGAGCGAATTAATTATTCAGTAGAAAAGCCGGAAGAACAGTTTAAGATTAATGCAAATCCCTACCTCTTAAGGGTTGCCATTCTGAACATTATAAACAATGCCTGCAAATACTCCAAGGATGCGGTTGATGTAAGACTATTCAAGTCTGAAGAAAATATTATTGTCGAGATTAAGGACTATGGGATTGGAATACCAAAGGATGAAATAAGCAAGATCTTTCAGTCTTTCTATCGGGCTACAAATACAAGAGCCTATTCCGGTAATGGAATAGGCCTAAGTTTGTCATTTAAAATCTTCTCTATCTATGGAGGTAAGATTGATATCGTTTCGGAATTAAATAAGTATACTAAGTTTTCCGTTATCTTTTCATGTAATCAGCTTTCCCACGAATCTTTCTGA
- a CDS encoding response regulator transcription factor: MARIILVEDEINIASFIERGLIEFGHEVCVAHDGAEAWELIRKDKFQLLILDIIMPGMNGLELCKLYRQNYGFQSPVIMLTALGTTEDIVNGLEAGADDYLVKPFSFQELEARIKALLRRSNGDELIGSLTCGDLTLNCVTRKARRGELEMELTVKEYRLLEYFMTHQGVMLSRSVLLKDVWDKNFDTNTNVVDVYVNYLRTKIDKLFDNKLIHTVVGMGYIMEAQ, translated from the coding sequence ATGGCCAGAATAATTTTGGTTGAGGATGAAATAAACATAGCTTCTTTTATTGAAAGAGGGCTAATTGAATTCGGACATGAAGTTTGTGTTGCTCATGATGGTGCTGAGGCCTGGGAGCTAATTCGTAAGGATAAGTTTCAGTTGTTGATTCTTGATATCATTATGCCTGGAATGAACGGTCTTGAACTGTGCAAACTTTATCGTCAGAATTATGGATTTCAATCTCCTGTAATTATGCTCACAGCTTTAGGAACCACTGAGGATATTGTAAACGGGTTGGAAGCAGGAGCTGATGATTATCTGGTCAAACCTTTCAGTTTTCAGGAGCTGGAGGCCAGAATAAAGGCATTACTTCGCCGTTCAAACGGTGATGAGCTTATAGGCAGCCTTACTTGTGGAGACCTGACTTTGAATTGCGTTACCAGAAAAGCCAGGCGTGGTGAGCTTGAAATGGAACTGACTGTTAAGGAATATCGCTTGCTTGAGTATTTTATGACCCATCAGGGAGTGATGCTTAGCCGCTCTGTTCTTCTGAAAGATGTATGGGACAAGAACTTTGATACAAATACCAATGTGGTAGACGTTTATGTGAATTATCTGCGTACAAAGATAGATAAGTTATTTGATAATAAACTTATTCATACAGTAGTAGGAATGGGATATATTATGGAAGCGCAATAA
- a CDS encoding CusA/CzcA family heavy metal efflux RND transporter — protein sequence MHKFIDNIIAFSLKNKFFIFFCVTIAVIAGVVSFKNTPVDAFPDVSNTKVTIITQWPGRSAEEVEKFITIPLEISMNSVQKKTDIRSTTLFGLSVINVMFDDHVDDNFARQQVFNLIGDADLPDGVKPNVQPISGPTGEIFRYTLRSKTRDARELKTIQDWVIERNIRSVPGVADIVSFGGEVKTFEVSVNPNQLRNYGITSLELYNAIAKSNINVGGDVITKSSQAYVVRGIGLINNLDEIRNIVVKNVKGTPILVRHLADVHESYLPRLGQVGRLAENDVVEGIVIMRKGENPGAVIADLKAKVNEINKNILPKDVEIVPFYDRENLVNLAVHTVMHNLIEGMLLVTFIVLIFMADWRTTVIVSIVIPLALLFAFICLNLMGMSANLLSMGAIDFGIITDGAVVMVEGLFVALDARARAVGMPTFNRMSKMGLIRNTAKQKGKAVFFSKLIIITALLPIFSFQKVEGKMFSPLAFTLGFALLGALIFTLTLVPVLSSMLLKKNVREKNNKFVKFINEKFAAFFEICCLHKKLTIILATAIALAGLASFTLLGTEFLPQLNEGSIYIRATLPQSISLNESVTLANKMRKELASFPEVRQVLSQTGRPNDGTDATGFYNIEFFVDIYPEKEWKSGFTKAELIEKMQEKLSVYPGTDFNFSQPITDNVEEAASGVKGSIAVKVFGKDLYKSEKKAIEISKILSTVKGIEDLGVIRNIGQPELRIELNEKMLARYGVAKEDVQSIIEMAIGGKSASLLYEDERKFNIVVRYSPQFRKTEDEIGKILVPAMDGSMIPIKELAEIRTITGPLIIFRDNHARFCAVKFSVRGRDMGTAVAEAQRKVKASVHLPDGYSLKWTGDFENQQRASNRLAQVVPISIAIIFIILFVLFSNARDAGLVLLNVPFAAVGGIVALLVTHFNFSISAGIGFIALFGICIQNGVIMISDIKENIKKKYPLEEAVKRGMRSRIRPVVMTAAMAAIGLMPAAMSHGIGSESQRPLAIVIIGGLVGATFFTLFVFPLMVELVYKKMLYDEKGNLHQRRL from the coding sequence ACAATAGCTGTGATTGCGGGAGTGGTATCTTTTAAGAATACTCCTGTTGATGCTTTCCCTGATGTATCAAATACGAAGGTGACCATTATAACTCAATGGCCGGGAAGAAGTGCCGAGGAAGTTGAGAAATTTATTACCATTCCTCTGGAAATATCCATGAATTCAGTCCAGAAGAAGACTGATATTCGTAGTACCACGCTGTTTGGCTTGTCAGTAATCAATGTGATGTTTGACGATCATGTAGATGATAATTTTGCCCGTCAGCAAGTTTTCAATCTTATTGGCGATGCCGATCTTCCCGATGGCGTAAAACCCAATGTTCAGCCTATCTCCGGCCCAACAGGAGAGATCTTCCGATATACTCTTCGCAGCAAAACCCGGGATGCCAGAGAGTTGAAGACTATTCAGGACTGGGTTATTGAGCGCAACATACGCTCTGTGCCCGGTGTTGCAGATATTGTTAGTTTTGGCGGGGAAGTAAAGACCTTCGAGGTCAGTGTAAATCCCAATCAGCTTAGAAACTATGGCATTACTTCTCTTGAACTGTATAATGCCATTGCCAAAAGTAATATAAATGTTGGCGGTGATGTTATTACCAAGAGTTCACAGGCCTATGTGGTTCGTGGAATAGGCCTTATAAATAATCTGGATGAGATAAGGAACATTGTTGTCAAGAATGTAAAAGGTACCCCAATCCTTGTAAGACACTTGGCCGACGTTCATGAATCATATTTGCCACGTTTAGGACAGGTTGGTCGTCTGGCTGAGAATGACGTGGTTGAGGGGATAGTTATTATGCGTAAAGGTGAAAATCCCGGTGCAGTGATTGCCGACTTGAAAGCCAAAGTAAATGAAATTAATAAAAATATACTTCCTAAAGATGTTGAAATAGTACCTTTCTATGATCGCGAGAACTTAGTTAATCTGGCGGTTCACACGGTAATGCATAATCTTATTGAAGGGATGCTGCTGGTTACCTTCATAGTATTGATTTTTATGGCAGACTGGCGGACAACGGTTATAGTTTCCATAGTTATTCCATTAGCACTGTTGTTCGCCTTTATCTGCCTCAACCTCATGGGAATGTCGGCCAACCTGCTCTCCATGGGAGCAATAGACTTTGGTATTATCACTGATGGGGCAGTGGTAATGGTGGAAGGATTGTTTGTCGCCTTGGATGCGCGAGCAAGGGCAGTAGGTATGCCTACGTTTAATCGCATGTCGAAGATGGGATTAATCAGAAACACAGCAAAGCAAAAGGGAAAAGCTGTATTCTTCTCTAAACTGATCATTATCACAGCGCTTCTTCCTATCTTTTCATTCCAGAAGGTTGAAGGAAAAATGTTCTCACCATTGGCGTTCACACTTGGTTTCGCATTGCTCGGAGCATTGATTTTTACGCTGACATTGGTTCCGGTTCTTTCATCCATGCTATTGAAGAAGAACGTCCGTGAGAAAAACAATAAATTTGTTAAGTTCATAAACGAAAAGTTTGCTGCTTTCTTTGAAATATGTTGCCTGCATAAGAAGCTGACAATCATATTGGCTACTGCTATTGCTCTTGCCGGATTGGCATCGTTTACCTTATTAGGTACGGAGTTCCTGCCTCAGCTCAATGAAGGATCTATTTATATTCGTGCAACACTGCCGCAAAGTATATCGCTCAATGAGTCAGTTACTCTTGCAAACAAGATGCGCAAAGAACTTGCTTCCTTTCCTGAAGTGCGGCAAGTGCTTTCACAGACCGGACGTCCTAATGACGGAACAGATGCCACAGGTTTCTACAATATTGAGTTCTTTGTGGATATATATCCTGAGAAAGAGTGGAAGAGCGGATTCACCAAAGCGGAACTTATTGAAAAGATGCAGGAAAAACTTTCTGTGTATCCCGGTACGGACTTTAACTTCTCGCAACCTATTACAGATAATGTGGAAGAGGCTGCCAGTGGGGTAAAAGGTTCAATAGCAGTAAAAGTATTCGGAAAGGATCTCTATAAATCAGAAAAGAAGGCTATTGAGATCAGTAAAATACTATCAACAGTGAAAGGCATTGAGGACTTGGGCGTAATCCGCAATATCGGACAGCCCGAACTCAGAATAGAACTGAATGAAAAGATGCTTGCCCGCTATGGAGTTGCTAAGGAAGATGTACAGTCTATTATAGAAATGGCAATAGGCGGTAAGTCGGCTTCATTGCTTTATGAAGATGAACGAAAATTTAATATTGTTGTCCGATATAGTCCTCAATTCAGAAAAACGGAAGATGAAATAGGCAAGATTCTGGTTCCGGCAATGGATGGATCAATGATTCCGATTAAAGAACTGGCCGAGATACGAACAATAACAGGACCTTTAATTATTTTCCGTGATAACCATGCCCGTTTCTGTGCTGTGAAGTTCTCTGTTCGCGGAAGAGACATGGGAACTGCTGTGGCCGAGGCACAAAGAAAAGTAAAAGCTTCCGTTCATTTACCTGACGGCTACTCACTTAAATGGACCGGTGATTTTGAGAATCAGCAACGGGCGTCAAACAGACTTGCTCAGGTGGTTCCTATTAGTATAGCTATTATCTTTATTATTCTTTTCGTACTATTCTCCAATGCCCGTGATGCCGGATTGGTACTACTGAATGTGCCATTTGCAGCCGTTGGTGGTATTGTGGCTTTACTCGTTACACATTTCAATTTTTCGATTTCCGCAGGTATCGGTTTTATAGCTCTTTTTGGTATCTGTATACAAAATGGTGTGATTATGATCTCGGATATAAAGGAGAATATAAAGAAAAAGTATCCGTTGGAGGAGGCTGTGAAGCGGGGAATGCGCTCCAGAATACGGCCTGTTGTTATGACTGCAGCTATGGCGGCTATCGGATTAATGCCTGCTGCCATGAGTCATGGTATAGGTTCAGAGTCTCAGCGTCCGTTGGCAATTGTTATTATTGGCGGGTTAGTAGGGGCAACCTTCTTCACATTATTTGTATTCCCGCTTATGGTTGAGTTGGTGTACAAGAAAATGTTGTATGATGAAAAAGGAAACTTGCATCAAAGACGATTATAA